In a genomic window of Gloeocapsopsis dulcis:
- a CDS encoding iron-siderophore ABC transporter substrate-binding protein → MLKPDLILAWENVQATYPLLAKISPTVIVPWHGSSGWREQFEFVAKALGKEEEAQQAWKHYHQRIDELKVALGSRYQDKEISVVAPSLPWGYFIQAKNSFIGSILSDLGLQRPKLQDVNTSRGDIAFRSEESLEMIDGDIVFVLAHKDEGKEAFKQVLQKPLGKRLKAVQQGHVYFVDSPLTWNGSNLLAADAVIDDLYKYLVNAP, encoded by the coding sequence ATGCTTAAGCCAGACTTAATTCTGGCTTGGGAAAATGTTCAAGCGACTTATCCACTTTTAGCTAAAATTAGCCCTACCGTAATTGTCCCTTGGCACGGTTCATCTGGTTGGCGAGAACAGTTTGAATTTGTCGCTAAAGCATTAGGAAAGGAAGAAGAAGCGCAGCAAGCTTGGAAGCACTATCATCAACGAATAGATGAACTGAAAGTAGCTCTAGGCAGTCGATATCAAGATAAAGAAATATCTGTTGTTGCTCCCTCTCTTCCTTGGGGATACTTTATTCAAGCGAAAAATTCCTTTATTGGTTCCATTCTCAGCGATCTGGGATTGCAGCGTCCAAAGTTGCAAGATGTCAATACATCAAGGGGCGACATCGCTTTTAGATCTGAGGAAAGCTTGGAGATGATAGACGGTGATATTGTGTTTGTTTTGGCTCATAAAGATGAGGGAAAAGAAGCTTTCAAGCAAGTTCTACAAAAGCCTTTAGGAAAAAGGCTTAAAGCAGTTCAGCAGGGACATGTATATTTTGTAGATTCCCCTTTGACTTGGAATGGCTCAAACTTGCTGGCGGCTGATGCCGTGATTGATGACTTGTATAAATATTTAGTTAACGCACCATAA
- a CDS encoding DUF4351 domain-containing protein has translation MRASVLDLPLSALELSEALLDFTSVADLQAWLDERLL, from the coding sequence GTGCGTGCTTCGGTGTTAGATTTGCCGTTGTCAGCGTTGGAATTGAGTGAAGCATTGTTAGATTTTACGAGTGTGGCTGATTTGCAAGCTTGGTTGGATGAAAGATTGCTCTAA
- a CDS encoding Uma2 family endonuclease, with product MISSDLLDMMAFSYNKGIDSLDGALAMVSERWLYLPSSDELPCSDDTPVDNEDQNFIPNLLLFLLEFIWAERNDWFFGVDMGIYHTTGINPLVPVVPDGFLSLGVARRKGGQSRKSYVVWEEEGVVPSFVLEVALGIGRSRYTSGDVQREVLYWYDERGKRYLTPEEQLARYRERFGELP from the coding sequence TTGATTTCTAGCGATTTGCTGGACATGATGGCATTCTCCTACAATAAAGGCATTGATTCTCTCGATGGTGCGTTGGCGATGGTATCCGAGCGATGGCTTTACCTACCGAGCAGCGATGAACTTCCCTGTTCTGATGACACACCTGTGGATAACGAAGATCAGAATTTTATTCCGAACCTCCTTTTGTTTCTGCTGGAGTTTATCTGGGCAGAGCGCAATGATTGGTTTTTTGGGGTGGACATGGGCATTTACCATACGACTGGCATAAATCCATTGGTGCCAGTGGTGCCGGATGGGTTTCTCAGTTTGGGTGTAGCACGTCGAAAAGGTGGTCAATCACGCAAAAGCTATGTTGTGTGGGAAGAAGAGGGTGTTGTGCCTAGTTTTGTGCTGGAGGTGGCATTGGGTATTGGGCGATCGCGCTACACCTCTGGAGATGTACAGCGGGAGGTGCTGTATTGGTACGACGAACGGGGAAAACGCTATTTAACACCTGAAGAACAACTTGCACGCTATCGCGAACGGTTTGGTGAATTGCCATAA